DNA sequence from the Chitinophaga flava genome:
GTTTATCCTTTATCCCGGCGAGCGCCATGGATGGAGGTCTAAAAACGCACATGCCAGCCAGGAGATGTCCAGGTTTATTTATAACAACCTGCTGGACAAACCGTTTCCAGCTATGTTCACCAATAAATAAACAACATACCCGATCTTAATAAATGAGTCCCGGAGAAGTACCAACAGGTATTTTTCCGGGACTCGTTCGTTTTTATAACTATAAGTATTTGAAAATCAATAGTAGGAGCGTAAACAATCATCACACACAGGTGATAAGGAATAAACAGGACCAGGTAAAATAGGACCAAAAAACCTTACACAAGGGATGTAATTAATTGATTATCAGGTAAAAGGAAATAAATAAGTGGGAGATGATTGGTTTAGGGAGAAAAAAAACAGGGCTGCAAGACTACAGCCCCGAAAAATTTTAACCATATCTTTATTGAAAAACCTATCCCAAAGGTGGGCGTTTTTCTCATTAGGTGTTATTCCATTTTTGTGAACGATGCATTTTATTCGGGGAACGCGGCAAAAGGGACGGTGAACGTATATAGCATCTAAACATTTTATATTAATCAACAATATGTTGTTTTTCAACATATAAAATTGATTATCAGTACAATAGGCTAAAAAACTGACCGTTTTGTTGTCCTGTAAGGATCTGATAAGTCTGGCTCACTGAGATATTATTGCAGGTGAACGTAGTAAAACAGGGGGTAAATGAAAACGATTAAAGGGTACAAAAAATAAAAAAGGGTGGTAAGAATACCGCCCTTGTAATAATTTTAACCATATCCTATGAAAAACCTAAAACAAAGATATACTTAGGTTTTTAGTCATAGGGCCCCATTTCCGTGAACGCTTTAATATTGTTCGTGAAAAGAGGATAATGGTAAATATCTTATTATATTAGATAATTTGCAATATTATAAATATATAGAATTATTGATTATAAATATACATAGCATATTTATAATCAATAAGAAATGAAGATTTAATGCTTATTAATTAATTTTTTTTGTGGTTTGGGAAGAGATGAACCTGATAAGTTCCTGCGATAACCGTCCCAAAAAGCACGTTCCCCGTCTTTATCCTGACGTTGGGCCTTTAATTTTCACATTACATTTTATGCAATACGTTGCCCGTTTTTTACGGATTGTCCGGGTTGCAGCAATGTCACCTCCTTATCCTCCCCTAATACGCCCAGCACCAGGCACTCGGATATAAAATTGGCGATTTGTTTGGGAGGGAAATTGACGACTGCAATTATTTGTTTGCCCACCAGTTCTTCTTTCTGATACAAACGGGTAATTTG
Encoded proteins:
- a CDS encoding tRNA-binding protein — protein: MELINWQDFEKIEMRTGTIIEANDFPKARNPAYQLTIDFGPELGIKRSSAQITRLYQKEELVGKQIIAVVNFPPKQIANFISECLVLGVLGEDKEVTLLQPGQSVKNGQRIA